From Demequina lutea, a single genomic window includes:
- a CDS encoding threonine/serine ThrE exporter family protein — MNAQPSRGSEIDAEELGRRSTAILRLGLMMLGSGTASYRVKQGMRTVADALGVEQHAEQVTLTEITATSRVGQAFRTEVAELGHHSINADRIARLDRFRRSMPSPITPEQVHATLDEIASHGGMYNRWATAVFAGAACAGFAVLNGALVIEVLVVFVAAFLGQLVRRELAERHFNAFGTVMAAATVATSTYVGVLGLIGSIGPGLEIHASGYISSVLFLLPGFALITGALDMAKSDYSAGIIRVVHGTTLTIAAAVAVWALSLVSPLDTTPRAAVAMSVWTEISIKSVASFVGVLGFALLFNSPMKMALMAGFIGLVNVPRILLIEHGMPAQTATFLACTMLGLLAAAGAAGGRWPVITLQVPASLVQIPGVLAHEAIVSLNKSDYVQATAGILQVLLVVLAMLVGLVVAKFLTDRHWAFAS, encoded by the coding sequence GTGAACGCACAACCCTCTCGCGGCTCTGAAATCGACGCCGAAGAACTCGGAAGGCGTTCGACCGCGATCCTGCGGTTGGGATTGATGATGCTCGGTTCTGGGACCGCGAGTTACCGAGTCAAGCAAGGCATGCGCACCGTGGCGGATGCCCTCGGGGTCGAGCAACACGCCGAGCAGGTGACCCTGACCGAAATCACGGCGACATCACGAGTGGGTCAGGCGTTCCGCACCGAGGTCGCGGAACTGGGTCACCACTCCATCAACGCCGACCGCATCGCGCGGCTCGACCGGTTCCGCAGGTCCATGCCCTCGCCGATCACCCCCGAACAGGTGCATGCCACTCTTGATGAGATCGCCAGTCACGGCGGGATGTACAACCGCTGGGCCACCGCGGTTTTTGCCGGTGCGGCGTGCGCGGGATTCGCAGTGCTCAACGGCGCGCTCGTCATCGAGGTGCTGGTCGTCTTTGTCGCGGCGTTCCTTGGGCAGCTGGTGCGGAGGGAGCTTGCGGAGAGGCACTTCAACGCCTTCGGCACCGTCATGGCGGCCGCGACGGTCGCGACGTCGACATACGTGGGGGTGCTTGGCCTCATCGGAAGCATCGGGCCGGGGCTCGAGATCCATGCCTCCGGCTACATCTCGTCGGTCCTGTTCCTGCTGCCGGGATTCGCGCTCATCACCGGCGCCCTCGATATGGCGAAGTCCGACTACTCGGCGGGAATCATCCGCGTGGTTCACGGGACCACCTTGACCATTGCCGCCGCCGTGGCGGTATGGGCGCTTTCGCTCGTGAGTCCCCTCGACACGACACCTCGCGCCGCCGTTGCTATGAGCGTGTGGACCGAGATTTCGATCAAGTCGGTCGCAAGCTTCGTCGGCGTGTTGGGCTTCGCACTGCTGTTCAACTCGCCAATGAAGATGGCGTTGATGGCGGGTTTCATTGGGCTCGTGAACGTTCCTCGCATTCTCTTGATCGAGCACGGGATGCCCGCTCAAACGGCGACTTTCCTTGCGTGCACGATGTTGGGCCTGCTCGCCGCGGCAGGCGCCGCGGGTGGTCGCTGGCCCGTCATCACGTTGCAGGTCCCCGCCTCCCTGGTGCAGATCCCGGGTGTGCTTGCCCACGAGGCGATCGTGAGCCTCAACAAGTCGGACTATGTCCAGGCGACCGCCGGAATCCTGCAGGTGCTCCTCGTCGTGCTTGCCATGCTGGTGGGGCTCGTGGTCGCGAAGTTCCTCACCGACCGCCATTGGGCCTTCGCCAGCTAG
- a CDS encoding DNA gyrase/topoisomerase IV subunit A, with product MPEPEGHVVDIDVSAEMEASFLEYAYSVIYSRALPDARDGLKPVQRRIIYTMGDMGLRPDRAHVKSSRVVGEVMGKLHPHGDQAIYDALVRMAQSFSLRLPLVDGHGNFGSLDDGPAASRYTEARLATASMAMIGDLDEDVVDFVPNYDNKLQQPSVLPSAIPNLLVNGASGIAVGMATNMAPHNLIEVVSAARYLLANPKASLDELMRFVPGPDLPSGGKIVGLDGIRQAYETGKGAFRTRATARIENVTSKRKGIVVTELPYTVGPEKVIERIKDGVSNKKIQGIQSVVDLTDRHHGLRLVIEVRTGFSPEAVLEQLYKLTPLEENFSINNVALVGGQPRTLGLVELLRVWVDHRLDVVRRRSRHRLGARRDRLHLVDGLLVAILDIDDVIQIIRSSDDSGAARDRLQTAFDLSEIQAEYILELRLRRLTKFSRIELENEKAQLMAEIAELEELLASDTVLRSVVGREMDAAAAAYGTPRRTILLADSGVSPVLALSLSAPAGATGSSASAATMRSPGLEIPDTPCSALLSTTGLVARTADDHPVNREGRRAPHDALTSVVATTARADVGVLTSAGRVLRLQMLEVPALPSTDDPPSLSGGVPIRELVALDKGEEPVALVLLDGETPIAIGTAQGVVKRVAAEVAPARDAWEVISLKEGDRVVGAAPADDSAELVFITSDAQLLRFSASAVRPQGRPAGGMAGINLAAGQSVASFTALSAAADAVVVTISGSSDGLPGTQPGAAKTTPLSEYPAKGRATGGVRAHRFLKGEDTLLAAWVGPAPARASAGSGQPLQLPAELGRRDGSGHAISAPVGGIG from the coding sequence ATGCCCGAGCCTGAGGGTCACGTCGTCGACATCGACGTCAGCGCCGAGATGGAGGCGTCGTTCCTCGAATACGCCTATTCGGTGATCTACTCGCGCGCCTTGCCCGATGCGAGGGACGGGTTGAAGCCTGTCCAGAGGCGGATTATCTACACGATGGGCGACATGGGCCTGCGGCCGGATCGCGCCCACGTCAAGTCCTCTCGCGTCGTCGGCGAGGTCATGGGTAAGCTCCACCCTCACGGTGACCAGGCCATTTACGACGCGCTCGTGCGCATGGCCCAATCGTTCTCGTTGAGACTGCCCCTCGTCGACGGTCACGGAAACTTCGGTTCTCTCGACGACGGCCCGGCCGCCTCGCGCTACACGGAGGCCCGGCTCGCCACGGCGTCCATGGCGATGATCGGCGACCTCGACGAGGACGTCGTCGACTTCGTGCCCAACTACGACAACAAGCTGCAGCAGCCGTCTGTCTTGCCGAGCGCGATTCCCAATTTGCTCGTCAACGGCGCCTCAGGGATTGCCGTGGGCATGGCGACCAACATGGCGCCTCACAACCTGATCGAGGTCGTTTCGGCGGCCCGATACCTGCTTGCCAATCCCAAGGCGAGTCTCGACGAGCTGATGAGGTTCGTTCCAGGGCCCGACCTCCCGTCGGGCGGCAAGATCGTGGGTCTCGATGGAATCCGTCAGGCTTACGAAACCGGAAAGGGCGCGTTCCGCACGAGGGCGACCGCGCGCATCGAGAACGTGACCTCCAAGCGCAAGGGCATCGTCGTCACCGAGCTGCCATACACGGTGGGCCCCGAAAAGGTCATCGAGCGGATCAAGGACGGCGTCTCGAACAAGAAGATCCAGGGCATCCAGTCCGTCGTCGACCTCACGGATCGCCATCACGGACTGCGGTTGGTGATAGAGGTGCGCACGGGATTCTCCCCCGAAGCGGTGCTGGAGCAGCTCTACAAGCTCACCCCGCTCGAGGAAAACTTCTCGATTAACAACGTCGCGCTCGTCGGTGGGCAGCCGCGCACCCTGGGGCTCGTGGAACTGCTGCGGGTGTGGGTCGACCACCGCCTCGACGTCGTGCGCAGGAGGTCCCGCCACCGCTTGGGCGCTCGTCGCGACCGGTTGCACCTGGTAGATGGCCTCTTGGTCGCGATTCTCGACATTGACGATGTCATACAGATCATCAGGTCCTCCGACGACAGCGGAGCGGCCCGCGACCGCCTCCAGACGGCGTTCGACCTGTCGGAGATCCAGGCCGAGTACATCCTCGAACTGCGGCTGCGCCGGCTCACCAAGTTCTCCCGCATCGAGTTGGAAAACGAGAAGGCCCAACTCATGGCGGAGATCGCCGAGCTCGAGGAACTCCTTGCCTCCGACACGGTGCTGCGGTCGGTCGTCGGCCGGGAAATGGACGCCGCCGCCGCCGCGTACGGCACCCCGCGCAGGACGATTTTGCTCGCGGATTCCGGGGTCTCTCCCGTGCTCGCGCTGTCGCTCAGTGCGCCCGCAGGAGCGACAGGCAGCTCGGCTTCTGCCGCGACCATGCGATCCCCCGGCCTTGAGATTCCCGACACCCCATGCTCGGCGCTGTTATCGACCACAGGGCTCGTGGCGCGCACCGCGGACGACCACCCCGTCAATCGTGAGGGTAGGCGAGCGCCTCACGATGCCCTCACCTCGGTCGTTGCCACGACCGCCCGCGCCGACGTGGGGGTACTCACTTCAGCGGGCAGGGTCCTGCGGCTCCAGATGCTCGAGGTGCCCGCCTTGCCGTCGACGGACGACCCGCCCTCGCTTTCTGGCGGTGTGCCGATTCGCGAACTGGTCGCTCTTGACAAGGGCGAGGAGCCTGTCGCCTTGGTCCTCCTCGATGGCGAAACCCCCATCGCCATCGGCACCGCGCAGGGAGTCGTCAAGCGGGTGGCTGCCGAGGTCGCTCCCGCTCGCGATGCGTGGGAGGTCATTTCTCTCAAGGAGGGCGACCGTGTGGTCGGGGCCGCACCCGCGGACGATTCGGCCGAGCTGGTGTTTATCACCTCCGACGCGCAGCTTTTGCGCTTCTCCGCCTCCGCGGTGCGCCCCCAAGGACGCCCCGCCGGCGGCATGGCAGGAATCAACCTCGCCGCTGGCCAATCGGTCGCGTCCTTTACCGCACTGTCCGCTGCGGCCGACGCCGTGGTCGTGACCATCTCGGGGTCGTCGGACGGACTGCCCGGAACCCAACCTGGCGCCGCCAAGACGACGCCGCTCAGCGAATACCCGGCAAAGGGCCGCGCCACGGGCGGGGTGCGGGCTCACCGCTTCCTGAAGGGCGAAGACACCCTGCTGGCGGCCTGGGTGGGACCCGCCCCGGCGCGTGCATCCGCTGGTTCAGGCCAACCGCTCCAGCTTCCCGCAGAGCTTGGCAGGCGGGATGGCTCGGGTCACGCGATTTCCGCGCCGGTCGGCGGAATCGGCTGA
- a CDS encoding DUF5998 family protein: protein MSSTLAQAVVGAGYYPALAQHVLRTAIGDEKVTAHFVHAETTFDSTEVRRHMSVLVLTESRLLRMHIDDGAGPESGGAHAASATVESAQLSSITSVAVTHVVHEPENFREGDVPTELVLAVGWGIHARVDLEPATCGDENCDADHGYTGDITGDDTLSRVSVIADGEASVRALEDFARALHHAVGR from the coding sequence ATGTCCTCCACTCTCGCTCAAGCCGTTGTGGGTGCCGGCTACTACCCGGCGCTCGCGCAACACGTTTTGCGCACCGCAATCGGAGACGAGAAGGTCACGGCGCACTTCGTCCACGCGGAGACGACCTTTGATTCAACAGAGGTGCGCAGGCACATGTCGGTGCTGGTACTGACCGAGTCGCGCCTCTTGCGCATGCACATTGACGATGGAGCAGGCCCCGAGAGCGGCGGCGCGCATGCCGCGTCGGCGACGGTAGAAAGCGCCCAACTCAGCTCCATCACGTCCGTGGCCGTGACCCATGTCGTTCACGAACCGGAGAACTTTCGCGAAGGCGATGTGCCCACGGAACTGGTGCTCGCCGTCGGCTGGGGGATCCACGCCCGCGTCGACCTCGAGCCCGCCACATGTGGCGACGAGAATTGCGACGCAGACCACGGTTACACGGGGGACATCACAGGAGATGACACCTTGTCGCGCGTGAGCGTCATTGCCGACGGAGAAGCCTCGGTGCGGGCGCTCGAGGACTTTGCAAGAGCTCTACACCACGCGGTCGGCCGCTGA
- a CDS encoding alkaline phosphatase family protein has translation MEPVDRLASAGLVLPDYGGKELGAVLPAALAAVGAADVVPGRDAERDRVALGLPEARHVVVVILDGLGHHQLESRRGHAPFLRSIVSDVVTAGFPTTTAASLALFGTGQPAGQTGMTGYSARNPRTGGLANLISWEGADPPEEWQMMPSLLEEADRGGVIVTTLGKRKFAGSGLTHAVLRGGLFVGAERLADRIDVALAATKKPGVSYCYWGEIDAAGHRFGWQSEEWVAALEDADREFKRLAASLGKDTLMVVTADHGMIDVTGAPRWNVGAEPELARDVELVAGEPRALHLHVSEGRGPAVAERWQTILGDQGVVFTQADAEAAGIFGPISDSARPRIGDVVVAMAGRSTVVDSRTQSSQSMALIGVHGSLTPEELMVPLLVAQGS, from the coding sequence GTGGAGCCCGTTGACCGCCTGGCCTCCGCGGGTCTTGTCCTCCCCGACTACGGAGGCAAGGAATTGGGCGCCGTGCTTCCGGCTGCACTCGCGGCCGTCGGAGCGGCCGATGTGGTGCCGGGACGCGATGCCGAACGCGACCGCGTGGCGTTGGGCTTGCCTGAGGCGCGCCACGTCGTGGTGGTCATTCTTGACGGCTTGGGGCACCATCAGCTCGAGTCCAGACGCGGTCACGCACCCTTTCTCCGCTCCATCGTCTCCGACGTCGTGACGGCGGGCTTTCCCACCACGACGGCGGCGTCCCTCGCCCTATTTGGGACCGGTCAGCCGGCGGGACAGACGGGGATGACGGGCTATTCCGCACGCAACCCGCGCACGGGGGGGCTCGCCAACCTCATCTCGTGGGAGGGGGCCGATCCTCCCGAGGAGTGGCAGATGATGCCCTCACTCCTCGAGGAGGCCGATCGAGGGGGCGTCATTGTCACGACGCTCGGCAAGCGGAAATTCGCGGGCTCGGGGCTTACCCACGCGGTCTTGAGGGGCGGACTCTTTGTGGGCGCGGAGCGGCTCGCCGACCGCATCGACGTGGCGCTTGCCGCCACGAAGAAGCCGGGGGTTTCGTACTGCTACTGGGGTGAGATCGATGCGGCGGGGCACAGATTTGGCTGGCAGTCTGAGGAATGGGTTGCCGCGCTCGAGGACGCCGATAGGGAGTTCAAGAGGCTTGCGGCGAGTCTGGGCAAGGACACCCTGATGGTGGTGACTGCGGACCACGGCATGATCGATGTGACCGGCGCGCCCCGCTGGAACGTTGGTGCCGAGCCCGAGCTTGCCCGTGACGTTGAACTCGTGGCGGGTGAGCCGAGGGCGCTTCACCTCCACGTGAGCGAAGGTCGTGGCCCCGCCGTCGCGGAGCGCTGGCAAACCATCCTTGGCGACCAGGGCGTGGTGTTCACTCAGGCGGATGCTGAGGCGGCGGGCATCTTTGGCCCGATCTCGGATAGTGCTCGGCCCCGCATCGGCGACGTGGTGGTGGCGATGGCAGGCCGGTCGACAGTGGTCGACTCGCGGACTCAGAGCTCCCAGTCAATGGCCCTGATCGGCGTTCATGGATCGCTGACGCCCGAGGAACTCATGGTTCCTCTGCTCGTCGCTCAGGGGAGCTGA
- the sepH gene encoding septation protein SepH, which translates to MDTMLAQATCAPYRTSGPLAWHSGAMIGASLKGLSEDGTHLLVVTDAGEEVKVAVTDELRALVRHARITIRDETPAASGMPPREIQQRIRAGLSAAELAHLTGEPVEALAKFEGPVLAERAYIVELARSTRIGRDSTSPTLGDLVGDRLAGRAIDPASVEWDAWREVDEPWRVAADFATAGRTVRAMWTFDHVAKALTAEDDESTWLTETELLEAPIPRRHLTAVRPDPASAAVPLVATRPVVPATVHDTPAEDISPRDALLKDLADRRGTREPVEFGDDDDDEEFEGFGPRGAGPASPNQPLSPSQPASQPTSQPTSMPHPAGTARETPVSRGTGTSTTGAASSDTSTTGATESPDKRSRKGRASIPSWDEIVFGAKND; encoded by the coding sequence ATGGACACCATGCTGGCACAAGCCACGTGCGCGCCGTACCGCACGTCGGGGCCTCTCGCGTGGCACAGTGGAGCAATGATCGGAGCGAGCCTTAAGGGCCTATCGGAGGATGGCACCCACCTCCTTGTCGTGACCGACGCTGGCGAAGAAGTGAAGGTCGCCGTCACGGACGAGTTGCGTGCGCTGGTGCGGCACGCCAGAATCACCATCCGCGACGAGACGCCCGCAGCATCGGGGATGCCTCCCCGCGAAATTCAGCAACGCATTCGTGCCGGCCTGAGTGCCGCCGAACTCGCACACCTCACGGGCGAGCCCGTTGAGGCCCTTGCGAAGTTCGAGGGACCCGTTCTCGCCGAAAGGGCATACATCGTCGAGTTGGCCCGCTCAACTCGTATCGGTAGGGACTCGACCTCTCCGACGCTTGGCGACCTCGTCGGCGATCGCCTTGCCGGCCGCGCGATCGACCCTGCCTCAGTCGAATGGGACGCCTGGCGCGAGGTTGACGAGCCGTGGCGCGTGGCCGCTGACTTTGCCACCGCGGGACGCACCGTGCGCGCAATGTGGACTTTTGACCACGTGGCCAAGGCGCTCACGGCCGAGGACGACGAGTCCACGTGGCTCACCGAGACCGAACTGCTTGAGGCGCCCATCCCGCGCCGACACCTCACCGCAGTGCGGCCCGACCCCGCCTCGGCGGCAGTACCGCTCGTCGCGACGCGCCCCGTCGTCCCCGCTACGGTTCACGACACCCCCGCCGAAGACATCTCCCCGCGCGACGCGTTGCTCAAGGACTTGGCGGATCGCCGCGGAACACGCGAGCCCGTCGAATTTGGGGACGATGACGACGACGAGGAGTTTGAGGGTTTCGGTCCCCGCGGTGCGGGCCCCGCGTCGCCCAACCAGCCACTTTCACCCAGCCAGCCCGCGTCGCAGCCCACGTCGCAGCCCACGTCGATGCCGCACCCCGCAGGTACCGCGAGGGAAACCCCCGTGAGCCGCGGAACGGGCACATCGACCACGGGTGCGGCGTCGTCCGACACATCGACCACGGGCGCTACCGAGTCGCCCGACAAGCGGAGCCGCAAGGGTAGGGCTTCGATTCCCAGTTGGGACGAGATCGTCTTCGGCGCGAAGAACGACTAG
- a CDS encoding inositol monophosphatase family protein: MPEPKELMEVALRLAREAGVLIRDGRASAEVAATKSSHVDIVTQMDVASETLLRARIAQWRPDDAILGEEGDDTAGTSGITWVLDPIDGTVNYLYGLPHYAVSVAAVTGDVRNGEWTRIAGAVYDGEGVEWTAALGHGAYRNGVRLIRTGGPGLSGTLLGTGFQYIAQRRVAQGKIVAEMLGQVRDIRRLGSAAVDLCLVAAGTLDAYYEHGLQPWDFAAGALIASEAGLRVAGIDGGEPDSHLTIAAIPEVWDELRDALEKAGARQPWGSLRA, from the coding sequence ATGCCCGAACCCAAAGAACTGATGGAAGTGGCGCTGCGACTTGCTCGAGAGGCAGGCGTGCTCATCAGGGACGGTCGCGCAAGCGCCGAGGTGGCCGCGACCAAGTCATCCCACGTCGACATCGTCACCCAGATGGATGTCGCATCCGAGACCCTCCTCAGGGCCAGAATCGCGCAGTGGCGCCCCGACGACGCGATTCTCGGAGAAGAGGGCGACGACACCGCAGGGACCTCTGGGATCACGTGGGTCCTCGATCCCATCGATGGCACCGTGAACTACCTCTACGGGCTTCCTCACTACGCGGTATCGGTTGCGGCGGTCACCGGGGACGTGAGGAATGGCGAGTGGACCAGGATCGCGGGCGCGGTCTACGACGGCGAGGGTGTCGAGTGGACCGCGGCGCTAGGACACGGCGCGTACCGCAACGGAGTGCGGCTCATCCGCACGGGCGGGCCAGGGCTTTCGGGGACTCTGCTGGGCACCGGATTCCAGTACATTGCGCAGCGCCGGGTCGCTCAGGGCAAAATCGTCGCCGAAATGCTCGGGCAGGTTCGCGACATCAGGAGGCTCGGCTCCGCCGCCGTCGACTTGTGCCTTGTTGCGGCGGGGACCCTTGACGCCTACTACGAGCACGGTTTGCAGCCGTGGGACTTCGCGGCCGGCGCCCTCATCGCTTCCGAGGCGGGCCTACGGGTGGCCGGTATTGACGGTGGTGAGCCCGATTCTCACCTCACGATCGCCGCAATTCCGGAGGTCTGGGACGAGCTGCGAGACGCCCTCGAAAAGGCGGGCGCGCGCCAACCTTGGGGCTCTTTGCGCGCTTGA
- a CDS encoding DUF4193 domain-containing protein, with protein sequence MATDYDAPRKTDDEIAADSIEELKARRSDKSSGVVDEDEADAADSFELPGADLSGEELSVRVLPPQQDEFTCMSCFLVHHRSQLAEFKGDQPICSECAG encoded by the coding sequence ATGGCGACCGATTACGACGCGCCGCGCAAGACCGACGACGAAATTGCCGCAGACTCGATTGAAGAGTTGAAGGCACGCCGCTCGGACAAGAGTTCTGGTGTCGTTGACGAAGACGAGGCGGATGCGGCCGACAGCTTCGAGCTGCCGGGTGCAGACCTGTCAGGCGAGGAGCTTTCCGTCAGGGTTTTGCCTCCTCAGCAGGACGAGTTCACGTGCATGTCGTGCTTCCTGGTGCATCACCGCAGCCAGTTGGCCGAGTTCAAGGGCGACCAGCCCATCTGCTCGGAGTGCGCGGGCTAA
- the dut gene encoding dUTP diphosphatase: MTDIEVLISTTDETVPTPAYSHPGDAGADLTTREAVTIAPGERATVRTGVCIALPAGYVALVHPRSGLAARHGVTIVNAPGTVDAGYRGEIRVTLLNTDARESVAFAVGDRIAQLVIQRVEFARFVPVSSLPGSHRGESGFGSTGTA; encoded by the coding sequence ATGACTGACATCGAGGTGCTCATCAGCACCACCGATGAGACCGTCCCCACACCGGCTTACTCCCACCCCGGCGACGCGGGTGCCGACCTCACCACGCGTGAGGCCGTCACGATCGCGCCAGGGGAGAGGGCAACGGTGCGCACGGGTGTGTGTATCGCTCTGCCCGCCGGCTATGTCGCCCTAGTTCACCCGCGCTCAGGGCTTGCGGCCAGGCATGGGGTCACCATCGTCAACGCGCCAGGTACGGTCGACGCTGGGTATCGCGGCGAGATCAGGGTGACGTTGCTCAACACGGATGCCCGCGAGAGCGTCGCGTTTGCCGTGGGTGATCGCATCGCCCAGTTGGTGATCCAGCGAGTCGAGTTCGCTCGCTTCGTTCCCGTGTCAAGTTTGCCTGGTTCGCACCGCGGCGAATCCGGCTTTGGCTCGACGGGAACCGCATGA
- a CDS encoding OB-fold nucleic acid binding domain-containing protein, producing MTATDAVTTRKAWTPIGQVKTRAVETTGGRISYIEVSPHDAPARLTMRVVDPSGAIDCIFLGRRLIAGLEPGATVGVEGRVAPGDDVQVMFNPRYELRLA from the coding sequence ATGACGGCGACGGACGCGGTGACGACGCGAAAGGCGTGGACCCCCATCGGCCAGGTCAAGACACGCGCCGTCGAGACGACGGGTGGCAGAATTTCGTACATCGAGGTCAGCCCCCACGACGCACCGGCACGGCTCACGATGAGGGTCGTGGACCCCTCGGGGGCCATTGATTGCATCTTCCTTGGCAGGCGACTCATCGCGGGGCTTGAGCCCGGCGCGACGGTGGGTGTCGAGGGACGGGTTGCGCCCGGTGACGACGTGCAAGTGATGTTCAATCCCCGCTACGAGTTGCGGCTCGCGTGA
- a CDS encoding DUF3159 domain-containing protein yields the protein MSDAQANSTANSPAASLLGEDFNWADAIGGWRGLAESVAPGAIFVAAFLMWGGFRIPVIAAVATVVVMVAVRLIERTPVTQALGGLFGVLLGAVWAWRAGNVNEYFVPGFWYTGIYAAAMVISMAVRWPAVGIAVGFLKGWGSRWRTSPRAMRRFQGATAFYIGTQAVKLAIQLPLYFAGATAALGTAKLALGVPWFAVALFVMWRLVRNVELPEEPEGRPQPTE from the coding sequence GTGAGCGACGCGCAGGCGAATTCAACCGCGAACTCACCCGCAGCCTCCCTCCTGGGCGAAGACTTCAATTGGGCGGACGCGATCGGTGGCTGGAGGGGCCTGGCCGAGTCGGTGGCGCCGGGTGCGATCTTTGTGGCCGCCTTCTTGATGTGGGGCGGGTTTCGAATCCCCGTGATCGCGGCTGTGGCGACGGTGGTCGTGATGGTGGCGGTGCGACTCATCGAACGCACACCCGTGACCCAGGCGCTTGGCGGGCTCTTCGGCGTGTTGCTTGGCGCGGTGTGGGCCTGGAGGGCGGGCAACGTCAACGAGTACTTCGTGCCCGGCTTCTGGTACACGGGAATCTATGCGGCCGCCATGGTCATATCGATGGCCGTGCGCTGGCCCGCCGTGGGGATCGCCGTGGGGTTTCTCAAGGGGTGGGGGAGCAGGTGGCGGACGTCGCCACGAGCGATGCGCCGCTTCCAAGGAGCAACGGCGTTCTACATCGGAACCCAAGCGGTCAAGCTCGCGATCCAATTACCCCTCTACTTTGCGGGAGCGACGGCCGCTCTGGGCACCGCCAAGCTCGCACTTGGCGTCCCGTGGTTTGCCGTAGCGCTCTTCGTCATGTGGCGGCTGGTGCGGAACGTAGAACTTCCTGAAGAGCCTGAGGGTCGGCCTCAGCCGACAGAATAA
- a CDS encoding potassium channel family protein, with translation MKVLIAGAGSVGRSIASDLLAHDHEVLLIDINPSAMRVSQVAEAEWMLADACELTALREAAVEEMDVVVAATGDDKANLVISFLAKTEFGVPRTVARVNNPRNEWMYDSQWGVDVAVSTPRIMTAMVEEAVAVGDLVKVFTFHQSGAAIIEVTLPTQSPLVGTALRDIVLPADTVLSCIVRGDRTIAPREEDTLEALDELLFILSAEADPQALQEVLRSAPAAT, from the coding sequence GTGAAGGTTCTCATCGCGGGTGCCGGGTCGGTAGGGCGGTCGATTGCGAGCGACCTCCTTGCGCACGACCACGAAGTGCTGTTGATCGACATCAACCCCTCCGCCATGCGCGTATCTCAGGTGGCCGAGGCGGAGTGGATGCTCGCCGATGCCTGTGAACTCACCGCCCTGCGGGAGGCCGCAGTCGAGGAGATGGACGTCGTCGTGGCCGCCACTGGCGACGACAAGGCAAATCTCGTGATCTCGTTCCTCGCCAAGACGGAGTTTGGCGTGCCGCGCACCGTTGCACGCGTCAACAATCCCCGCAACGAGTGGATGTACGACTCCCAGTGGGGCGTCGACGTCGCGGTCTCGACGCCGCGCATCATGACGGCCATGGTCGAAGAGGCCGTTGCCGTCGGTGACCTCGTGAAGGTCTTCACGTTCCACCAGTCGGGCGCGGCGATCATTGAGGTGACGCTACCGACGCAGTCGCCGCTCGTAGGCACCGCACTCAGGGATATTGTGCTCCCTGCTGACACCGTGTTGTCCTGCATCGTCCGCGGCGATAGAACCATCGCACCGCGCGAAGAAGACACCCTTGAGGCCCTCGACGAACTGTTGTTTATTCTGTCGGCTGAGGCCGACCCTCAGGCTCTTCAGGAAGTTCTACGTTCCGCACCAGCCGCCACATGA